Below is a window of Moritella sp. F3 DNA.
ACAGTGCGCCAGGCCTTTATGTTAACGAATGCAGAAAATGGGCTGGCATCAGAAGCCGTAAGCCGAGATAAAGCCTAGGCCAGATAATAAAAAACCAGCCGTAGGCTGGTTTTTGGGTTTCTAGACTCGGCTTAAATAAACGTTATTATTTATCTAAGACTCTTGGCTTTGTTTAACGCCAAGCCTTGAAAGTATTAATTAAACCATTCGTTGAGCTGTCATGGCTATCAACGGATTGCTCATTATTTAATTCAGGTAAAATTTGATTTGCTAGCTGCTTCCCGAGTTCTACACCCCACTGATCAAAGCTAAAGATATTCCAGATAATGCCTTGCGTGAAGATTTTATGTTCATACATAGCTAACAATGAGCCCAGTGTCTTTGGAGTCAATTGCTTGAATAAAATAGAGTTCGTTGGGTTGTTACCTGTAAACGTTTTAAACTCAGCTAATGCGGCAATATCAGCTTCTGACATGCCAGAACTAGTTAGTTCATCAATGACCGTTTGTTTTGATTTACCAAACGCTAGTGCTTCTGTTTGGGCGAAGAAGTTAGACATTAATTTCGCGTGATGGTCGGAAATTTTATTATGTGATTGAGCAGGTGCGATAAAATCACAAGGAATAAGTTTCGTACCTTGGTGAATAAGTTGATAGAAAGCATGCTGGCCATTCGTACCTGGTTCACCCCAAATAATAGGGCCGGTTTGATAATCAATGGCGTTTCCATCACGGTCTACACTCTTGCCATTTGACTCCATATTACCTTGCTGAAAGTAAGCAGCAAAACGATGCATATATTGATCGTAAGGTAAAATAGCTTCGCTCTCAGCGCCAAAGAAGTTGTTATACCAAACACCGATTAGTGCCAAGATCACCGGAATATTATCCTCTAGTGGTGTTTCAACAAAGTGCTTATCCATATCGTGTGCACCGCTAAGCAGTTCTTCAAAATTATCGAAGCCAATACTTAATGCGATAGACAAACCAATTGCTGACCAAAGCGAATAACGGCCACCAACCCAGTCCCAAAATTCAAACATGTTCTTAGTATCAATACCGAATGCTTGAACTGATGCGGCGTTCGTTGATAGCGCTGCAAAGTGTGATGCAACATACTCCTCATTCTCAGCACTTGCTAAGAACCATGATCTTGCACTGTGTGCATTGGTCATTGTTTCTTGTGTTGTGAATGTTTTTGATGCAATGAGAAAAAGCGTTGTTTCTGGGTTTAAATCTTTCAGTGTTTCGGCGATGTGCGTGCCGTCAACATTAGAAACAAAATGCATGTTTAAATGGTTTTTATAAGGTCGTAATGCTTCGGTCACCATGTAAGGGCCTAAGTCTGAACCACCGATACCGATGTTTACAATATCTGTTATCGCTTTACCGGTATAGCCTTTCCAGTTACCGCTAATAATGTCATGACAAAATGCTTTCATCTGCGCTAATACGGCATTAACTGCAGGCATTACATCTTTACCATCAACCAAAACTGGCGTATTACTACGATTTCTAAGTGCTGTATGCAGTACCGCTCTTTTTTCAGTTTGGTTGATCTGCTCACCTGAAACCATCGCTTTAATTGCTGTTGGCAAATTAACTTCATGAGCAAGCGCAGTTAGTTTTTTTAATGTGCATTGCGTAATAATATTTTTAGAAAAATCACATAAAATATCATTATTAAATTGCTTAGAGAACTGCTCAAATCTGTTGTTATCATTTGCAAATAAATTGCTGATATTAGTTTTTTGCATCTCTGAGTAATGTGCTGTTAAATCTTGCCAAGCATTCGTTTTTGTTGGATTCATGATTTTATTTTTCACTTTTAACTAAATGGAATGTGGTAATTAATCTACATATTGAGCTGGTAAAGCAATTTAAACGTGTCTTAATCTGATGTAGCTTAACTATGTAAGTAATTTTATTACATAGAGGCTATTATTCATAAAAAAAATATCGTTAATGTTAGGCTTATCGCGTTTTTACTGCATGTTACACCTTGTTACAAAATATTTAGGGCAAAATCGCATTACATTAGCCTTGACCTTACACTTAGGGTAAAGGTTATATTTTATGCATATTATCATTAATAAGGTTTTTTCGTTATGTCTAAAACACTTTCAATTGGTATCGAAGGCATGTCATGTGCTGGTTGTGCATCAAAATTAGAATCTGCTTTAAATGCCGAGAACGGTATTGAGGCTCGAGTTAATTTTTCCCTAAATACAGCTCAAGTAAATATAGCTGATATTACCTCAAGCCATGCAGTAAAAGCTGTTTTAGATGATAAAAATTACATTTACGATACTGAAGAGTTGTCGCTTTCTATTAGTGGCTGGTCTTGTGCTAACTGTGCAGCGAAAACAGTATCTAAATTATTATTGAATAAAGATATATTAGCTGTGGATGCCAATTTTGCGAGCGAGAACATTACCTTAACGTATTTTTCGGGTGGTCTTATCCCTGCTGACGTGATTAATTTGATTATCAACTTGGGTTATCAAGCCAAGGTTAACCAAGGTAGTGTGATATCACAAACAGAAAACCTGTTGGCTAGGGCTGTTGAATCAAAAAGAAAAAATAAGCAGCAGTTATTATATGTGATCATTTCTGCATTATTAACCTTACCCTTACTGACGGGTATGCTGACGATGTTTATTGATAATATTCACTTTATGCTGCCAGTCTGGTTACAACTTGCTTTAGCAACACCCGTTCAATTTGTTATCGGTCGACGATATTATTTAGGGGCTTATAAGTCTTTAAAAAATGGTTCGGCTAATATGGATGTACTTGTCGCTACTGGTACCAGTGCTGCTTATTTTTATAGTTTGTATCTATTGCTAACCCTTGGAGAAAGGGCACAAGGGTTAGTGTATTTTGAAGCCAGTGCTGTTGTGATCACCCTCATATCATTAGGTAAATATTTGGAAGAAAATGCCAAACAAAGCACATCTTCTGCCATAAATGAATTAATGATGTTAA
It encodes the following:
- the pgi gene encoding glucose-6-phosphate isomerase; this encodes MNPTKTNAWQDLTAHYSEMQKTNISNLFANDNNRFEQFSKQFNNDILCDFSKNIITQCTLKKLTALAHEVNLPTAIKAMVSGEQINQTEKRAVLHTALRNRSNTPVLVDGKDVMPAVNAVLAQMKAFCHDIISGNWKGYTGKAITDIVNIGIGGSDLGPYMVTEALRPYKNHLNMHFVSNVDGTHIAETLKDLNPETTLFLIASKTFTTQETMTNAHSARSWFLASAENEEYVASHFAALSTNAASVQAFGIDTKNMFEFWDWVGGRYSLWSAIGLSIALSIGFDNFEELLSGAHDMDKHFVETPLEDNIPVILALIGVWYNNFFGAESEAILPYDQYMHRFAAYFQQGNMESNGKSVDRDGNAIDYQTGPIIWGEPGTNGQHAFYQLIHQGTKLIPCDFIAPAQSHNKISDHHAKLMSNFFAQTEALAFGKSKQTVIDELTSSGMSEADIAALAEFKTFTGNNPTNSILFKQLTPKTLGSLLAMYEHKIFTQGIIWNIFSFDQWGVELGKQLANQILPELNNEQSVDSHDSSTNGLINTFKAWR